From a single Oreochromis niloticus isolate F11D_XX linkage group LG3, O_niloticus_UMD_NMBU, whole genome shotgun sequence genomic region:
- the LOC100712214 gene encoding interferon-induced protein 44-like yields the protein MTAYDFCNILQFNPASPLSTSDSGYNPSPSPEDRVHVVVCLYSGNTTEINSSVLQKMKAIRETASDLGIPQLAVLTKFDEACPETEKDLKNTYKSKLMKRKMGDLSSKLGIPLNFILPVKNYSEETQLNDDIDTLILSALRMMIDLGEDFIDSKL from the exons ATGACTGCTTATGATTTTTGCAACATATTGCAGTTCAACCCTGCGTCTCCATTGTCCACGTCTGATTCTGGCTACAACCCTTCACCTTCTCCAGAGGACAGAGTTCATGTTGTGGTTTGTCTCTACTCTGGTAACACGACAGAAATTAACAGCTCAGTGTTACAGAAGATGAAAGCcatcagagagacagccagcgACTTGG GTATTCCCCAGTTAGCTGTTCTTACCAAATTTGATGAGGCCTGTCCTGAAACTGAAAAGGACCTGAAGAATACGTACAAAAGCAAGCTCATGAAGAGAAAG ATGGGAGATCTGAGCTCAAAACTGGGGATCCCGCTTAACTTCATCCTTCCTGTGAAGAACTACAGTGAAGAAACACAACTGAATGACGACATCGACACTTTGATCCTGAGCGCACTGAGAATGATGATTGACCTGGGAGAAGACTTCATTGACTCTAAATTATAA